A stretch of Microtus pennsylvanicus isolate mMicPen1 chromosome 5, mMicPen1.hap1, whole genome shotgun sequence DNA encodes these proteins:
- the Slc10a5 gene encoding sodium/bile acid cotransporter 5, whose protein sequence is MFGKSFVILLLLVTPGEARTSFLSFLNVQNSEILSFTKTKEAVIVRSSYKDKRPDSSYLFVKVEDPKVLQVVNVTKTSRDITDFTLSLKTFPGETNMTIQLWTSEGRHRRLIEEITDVKVRVLRQTEDSLFQAPVHVNQYILLLVLSMILLNKCAFGCKIEFQVLQTVWKRPLPVVLGAVTQFFLMPFCGFFLSQILGLHEAQAFGFVMTCTCPGGGGGYLFALLLEGDVTLAILMTCTSTSLALIMMPVNSYIYSKLLGLAGVFHVPVLKIVSTLLFILTPVSIGVVIKHRSPEKAVCLERIVRPLSLTLMFVGIYLAFRMGLVFLRMTNLNVLLLGLLVPALGFMFGYFFAKVCMLPLPVCKTIAIESGMLNSFLALAIIQLSLPQLKAYEASVAPFTVAMCSGCEMFLLFLTYKGRKLGTLSTEAEKAPLV, encoded by the coding sequence ATGTTTGGAAAATCTTTTGTAATCCTACTTTTGTTGGTAACCCCAGGAGAAGCAAGGACGTCATTTCTCAGTTTCCTGAATGTACAAAATTCAGAAATACTGTCATTTACAAAGACAAAGGAAGCTGTCATCGTAAGGTCCAGTTACAAGGACAAACGGCCGGACTCCAGCTACCTTTTTGTGAAGGTAGAAGATCCAAAGGTGCTGCAGGTGGTCAACGTGACCAAGACCTCGCGGGACATCACAGACTTTACCCTCAGCCTAAAGACTTTCCCGGGAGAGACGAACATGACCATTCAGCTCTGGACTTCTGAAGGTAGGCACAGAAGACTCATTGAAGAGATAACAGATGTTAAAGTCAGAGTGCTCAGACAGACGGAAGACAGCCTCTTCCAGGCACCAGTGCATGTCAATCAGTATATCTTGCTGCTTGTTTTATCGATGATCCTTTTAAATAAATGTGCGTTTGGCTGCAAGATCGAGTTCCAGGTACTTCAAACCGTATGGAAACGACCTCTGCCAGTAGTTCTCGGGGCAGTGACACAGTTTTTTCTGATGCCATTCTGTGGTTTCTTTTTGTCTCAGATTTTGGGACTGCACGAAGCACAAGCTTTTGGATTTGTAATGACCTGCACATGCCCAGGAGGAGGTGGGGGCTATCTTTTTGCCCTCCTTCTGGAAGGAGATGTCACTTTGGCCATTTTGATGACTTGCACATCGACATCCCTGGCCCTGATAATGATGCCTGTCAATTCTTACATATACAGTAAGCTATTAGGGTTAGCAGGTGTCTTTCATGTTCCTGTTTTAAAGATTGTGTCTACACTCCTGTTCATTCTTACACCAGTATCAATTGGTGTGGTCATCAAGCACAGATCACCCGAAAAAGCAGTCTGTTTAGAGAGAATAGTTCGGCCTCTGAGTCTGACTTTAATGTTTGTAGGGATCTATTTGGCTTTCAGGATGGGACTGGTGTTTCTGAGAATGACTAACCTAAACGTGCTTCTTTTGGGGCTTTTGGTTCCTGCACTGGGCTTTATGTTTGGATATTTCTTTGCTAAAGTCTGTATGCTGCCTCTTCCTGTTTGCAAAACGATTGCTATTGAAAGTGGGATGTTGAATAGTTTCTTAGCCCTTGCCATTATTCAGCTCTCTCTCCCACAGCTCAAGGCATATGAAGCCTCTGTGGCTCCTTTTACAGTAGCCATGTGTTCTGGATGTGAAATGTTCCTGCTTTTTCTGACCTACAAGGGTAGGAAACTAGGAACCCTTAGCACAGAAGCTGAGAAAGCTCCCCTAGTCTAG